In Lepus europaeus isolate LE1 chromosome 9, mLepTim1.pri, whole genome shotgun sequence, the following are encoded in one genomic region:
- the LOC133766637 gene encoding serpin B4-like — protein MSSLSKASLQLMLDLFQQLGKSKEENVFYSPFSITSALRMLFLGTRENTALQIAKVLHLQEDTENTKDTASTHHIERSENVHLQFQKLLNELNKPTDAYELKIANKFYGEKTFPFLREYLDDIKKYYLANAESVDFANAAEESQKKINSWVESQTNGKIKNLFPSGTLNSTTILVLVNAIYFKGEWDEKFNKEQTKEDKFWLNKNTSKPVQMMKQRNHFNFALLEDVQAKILEIPYKGKDLSMIVLLPNEIDGLQKLEEQLTAEKLIKWMSSQNMKKIYVKLHLPKFKMEEKYELNSVLEAMGMVDAFSPQNANLSGMSEHQGLVLSKVLHKSFVELTEEGTEAAAATGMVIRVTSAQMHEEFFCDHPFLFLIKQNKTNSILFFGRVSSP, from the exons ATGAGTTCACTCAGCAAAGCCTCCCTCCAGCTCATGCTTGATCTGTTCCAACAGTTAGGAAAATCAAAGGAGGAAAATGTCTTCTACTCCCCTTTCAGCATCACGTCAGCATTAAGGATGCTCTTTTTAGGGACCAGAGAAAACACTGCACTACAAATTGCAAAG GTCCTTCATCTTCAAGAAGACACAGAGAACACAAAAGACACAGCGTCAACCCACCAC ATTGAGAGGTCAGAAAATGTGCATCTCCAATTTCAAAAGCTTCTGAATGAATTAAACAAACCTACTGATGCCTATGAGCTGAAGATTGCCAACAAGTTCTATGGAGAAaagacttttccatttcttcGG GAATATTTGGatgatattaaaaaatattacctCGCCAATGCAGAATCTGTTGATTTTGCAAATGCTGCAGAAGAAAGTCAAAAGAAGATTAACTCCTGGGTGGAGAGCCAAACAAACG GAAAAATCAAGAACTTATTTCCTAGCGGGACTCTCAACAGCACCACCATACTGGTTCTGGTGAATGCCATCTACTTCAAAGGGGAGTGGGATGAGAAGTTTAATAAAGAACAGACCAAAGAGGACAAATTTTGGCTAAACAAG AATACAAGCAAACCTGTGCAGATGATGAAACAAAGGaatcattttaattttgctttgctGGAGGATGTGCAGGCCAAGATTCTGGAAATACCATACAAAGGCAAAGATCTGAGCATGATTGTGCTGTTGCCAAATGAAATAGATGGGCTGCAGAAG cTTGAAGAACAACTCACTGCTGAGAAATTAATAAAGTGGATGAGCTCacagaatatgaaaaaaatatatgtgaaattaCACTTACCTAAGTTCAAAATGGAAGAGAAATATGAGCTCAATTCTGTGTTGGAAGCCATGGGGATGGTGGATGCCTTCAGTCCACAGAATGCCAATCTTTCAGGAATGTCTGAGCACCAAGGTCTTGTGTTATCTAAAGTCCTACACAAGTCCTTCGTGGAGCTGACTGAAGAGGgaacagaggctgcagcagccactggcatGGTAATCAGGGTGACATCAGCACAAATGCATGAAGAATTCTTCTGTGATCACCCTTTCCTATTCTTGATCAAACAAAATAAGACCAATAGCATCCTCTTCTTTGGCCGAGTCTCTTCCCCTTAG